From Desulfonatronum thioautotrophicum, the proteins below share one genomic window:
- a CDS encoding nucleotidyl transferase AbiEii/AbiGii toxin family protein, with the protein MMPDAIVQLFEEYLRKNHNSTDRALAETIQAIALLGLSRTDFFTHAAFYGGTALRLLYNLDRFSEDLDFSLLQPQETFRLAPYLEALRDEMEAFGFSVDIGEREKEIVTPIHSAFIKANTRIHVIQAGAPVAIAERIHKNAVCKVKLEVDTDPPPHAEYHVGYLDDPVPFSIRAYSGPSLLAGKMDAVLFRGWRTRIKGRDWYDFAFLVRKDVPLLLPHLEARLRQRGAYTDLVPLTKDHCSRLIASRIEAVDFAAAKADVAAFVRQPRDLDVWSREYFHHVLDKLRFLPE; encoded by the coding sequence ATGATGCCTGATGCCATCGTCCAACTCTTCGAGGAGTACCTGCGAAAAAACCACAACTCCACGGACAGGGCCCTTGCGGAAACCATTCAAGCGATTGCCTTGCTGGGCTTGTCCAGGACTGACTTTTTCACCCATGCCGCGTTTTATGGCGGCACGGCCCTGCGATTGCTGTACAACCTGGACAGGTTTTCAGAAGACCTGGATTTTTCCCTGCTCCAGCCACAAGAGACATTCCGATTGGCGCCCTACCTTGAGGCATTGCGGGACGAAATGGAGGCTTTCGGTTTTTCGGTGGATATTGGTGAACGGGAGAAAGAGATCGTTACGCCGATTCACTCCGCGTTCATCAAGGCCAATACCCGAATCCACGTCATCCAGGCAGGCGCCCCCGTGGCCATTGCGGAGCGGATTCACAAAAACGCGGTGTGCAAGGTCAAGCTGGAAGTGGATACTGATCCTCCGCCGCATGCCGAATACCATGTTGGATACCTGGACGATCCGGTCCCCTTCTCCATCAGGGCCTATTCCGGTCCGTCGCTCCTGGCTGGGAAAATGGACGCCGTCCTGTTCCGAGGTTGGCGCACACGGATCAAGGGCAGGGACTGGTATGACTTCGCCTTTCTGGTCCGCAAGGACGTCCCGCTCCTGCTCCCCCATCTGGAGGCCAGACTGAGGCAACGAGGTGCGTACACCGACTTGGTCCCCCTGACCAAAGACCACTGCAGCAGACTCATTGCTTCACGCATTGAAGCCGTGGATTTTGCAGCAGCCAAGGCCGATGTCGCGGCCTTTGTCCGCCAGCCGCGGGATCTGGATGTCTGGTCCAGGGAGTATTTTCACCACGTGCTGGACAAACTGCGATTTCTGCCGGAATGA
- a CDS encoding type IV toxin-antitoxin system AbiEi family antitoxin domain-containing protein yields MQNDLVDLPDALWLQGHFAEYANPKAVVARLTRQGVLHRLKRGLYINARRAHEPDLAGKAANRLYGPSYVSFVSALRWYGLIPEHVVHVTSATFGKGRKKRFDTPIGSFFYQDIPVSAYPFGIRFVGRGRDRYLMASPEKAICDELYRVAGIRSIQRMQDLLFEDLRLDRERFMELDRQDLLSLSGRYSATSLDTFARFVRRQS; encoded by the coding sequence ATGCAGAATGATTTGGTCGATCTTCCGGATGCTTTGTGGCTTCAGGGTCATTTCGCCGAATATGCCAACCCCAAGGCGGTCGTTGCCCGCCTCACCCGACAGGGAGTTTTGCATCGTCTGAAAAGGGGGTTGTACATCAATGCCCGGCGTGCACACGAACCTGATCTGGCCGGCAAGGCCGCCAACCGCCTATATGGGCCGTCGTATGTATCCTTTGTCTCTGCGCTTCGGTGGTACGGGCTTATTCCGGAACACGTCGTGCATGTCACGTCCGCGACGTTCGGCAAGGGAAGGAAGAAACGATTCGATACGCCGATAGGTTCGTTCTTTTACCAGGATATTCCCGTAAGTGCCTATCCGTTCGGGATACGGTTCGTCGGTCGGGGGCGGGACAGATATCTGATGGCTTCCCCGGAAAAAGCCATTTGCGACGAACTGTACCGGGTCGCCGGCATTCGTTCCATCCAGAGGATGCAGGATCTCCTTTTCGAGGATCTGCGCCTGGACCGGGAAAGGTTCATGGAGCTGGATCGACAAGACCTGCTCTCACTTTCAGGGCGTTATTCCGCGACAAGCTTGGACACTTTTGCGAGGTTTGTGAGAAGACAATCATGA
- a CDS encoding glycosyltransferase family 4 protein, with protein sequence MKVLQVNYFDISGGAARAAYRIHHCLRSNGIDSTMWVNHALAGDWTVRGPQGKLEKAVNLLRGQVGEQIRRVLKTSNTVQHSPAILPSKWPGRINKSNAGIVHLHWVGSEMLSIADIGRITKPVVWTLHDMWSFCGAEHYTEDYRWREGYRRDNRPSHEAGFDLNHWTWQRKRKHWQKPMYIVAPSLWLGTCVEESLLFRDWPCRVIPNPLNTERWSPLDQSLARKLLHLPQDVPLLLFGAIGGGLDPRKGFDLLAGALSYLRGEAMAKGLELVVFGQFEPERLLELGFPVHYTGHLHDDLSLRVLYCAADALVLPSRQDNLPNTGVEAQSCGTPVIAFDTCGLPDIVVHQTTGYLARPFEVEDLAAGIIWFLQSDRTKLREQSRKRAVERYACKTVAEQYRRVYAEALECCGAR encoded by the coding sequence GTGAAAGTATTACAGGTCAATTACTTCGACATCAGCGGCGGCGCGGCGCGGGCGGCGTATCGCATTCATCATTGCCTCCGCTCGAACGGGATCGATTCTACCATGTGGGTCAATCATGCCTTGGCCGGGGACTGGACTGTTCGGGGTCCCCAGGGGAAACTGGAAAAAGCTGTCAATCTTTTGCGGGGACAGGTGGGTGAACAAATCAGGCGAGTGTTGAAAACCAGCAATACGGTTCAGCATTCGCCGGCAATACTGCCTTCCAAATGGCCTGGGCGCATCAATAAATCCAACGCTGGTATTGTACATCTGCACTGGGTGGGGAGCGAGATGCTTTCCATTGCCGACATCGGTCGCATCACCAAACCTGTTGTTTGGACGTTGCATGACATGTGGTCATTTTGCGGCGCGGAGCATTACACGGAGGATTATCGCTGGCGTGAGGGCTACCGTCGAGACAACCGACCATCCCATGAGGCTGGATTTGATCTGAACCATTGGACATGGCAACGAAAGCGCAAACATTGGCAAAAGCCCATGTACATTGTTGCACCGAGTCTATGGCTGGGGACATGCGTGGAGGAGAGCCTGCTGTTTCGTGATTGGCCCTGTCGTGTCATTCCTAATCCGTTGAATACTGAACGCTGGTCACCCTTGGACCAGTCTCTGGCCCGTAAACTGCTGCATCTCCCTCAGGACGTTCCCCTCCTGCTGTTCGGCGCCATTGGTGGCGGCCTTGATCCTCGTAAAGGATTTGACCTGCTTGCAGGAGCTTTGTCCTATCTCCGGGGCGAGGCAATGGCAAAAGGACTGGAACTGGTGGTCTTTGGGCAGTTTGAACCGGAGCGCCTCTTGGAACTCGGCTTCCCGGTGCATTATACCGGGCACCTTCATGACGACCTGAGTCTGCGTGTACTCTACTGCGCCGCCGACGCCCTGGTCCTGCCCTCTCGTCAAGACAATCTGCCCAACACGGGTGTTGAGGCCCAATCCTGCGGCACGCCTGTCATCGCCTTCGACACCTGCGGCTTGCCGGATATCGTGGTTCACCAGACCACGGGCTACCTGGCCCGCCCTTTTGAGGTTGAAGATCTGGCCGCTGGAATTATCTGGTTCCTGCAATCGGATCGTACCAAACTGCGTGAACAGTCCCGGAAGCGAGCAGTAGAGCGCTATGCCTGTAAAACCGTAGCCGAGCAGTATCGGCGGGTGTATGCTGAAGCACTTGAATGTTGTGGTGCCAGATAA
- a CDS encoding type IV toxin-antitoxin system AbiEi family antitoxin domain-containing protein, with product MSAITIKLLTFHKLIFYIKFMKYVDLELRAPTPVFTRQDLLLMGLKVHDAQLSQWVRKGYLVRLKNGIYAFARDMDQLRAEHVAFLLYQPSYLSLESALSHYGFIPETVYARTSVTAKTTRAFDTPLGRFIYRHVKPELYWGYVEHQAGGGTFLLAEPEKALLDYLYLNQSAVRSQADFDALRLNRDQLRLHLDGEKFVRYLAGFATPNMQQWAMQCLP from the coding sequence ATGTCTGCCATCACTATAAAATTATTGACGTTTCACAAACTTATTTTTTACATCAAGTTCATGAAATATGTCGACCTGGAGCTACGCGCCCCTACCCCGGTGTTCACCCGGCAGGATCTGCTGCTCATGGGCTTGAAGGTGCATGATGCTCAGCTCAGCCAGTGGGTGCGGAAGGGCTACCTGGTTCGTCTGAAGAACGGGATTTATGCCTTTGCCAGGGACATGGATCAGCTGCGGGCCGAGCATGTGGCCTTTCTGCTGTATCAGCCCAGCTATCTCAGCCTGGAAAGCGCCTTGTCGCATTACGGGTTCATTCCGGAGACGGTCTATGCCAGGACCAGCGTGACCGCGAAGACCACCAGGGCTTTTGACACCCCCCTGGGTCGCTTCATCTACCGGCACGTCAAGCCGGAATTATACTGGGGCTATGTCGAACACCAGGCCGGCGGAGGGACGTTCCTGCTGGCCGAGCCGGAAAAGGCCCTGCTGGACTATTTGTACCTGAACCAGTCCGCTGTCCGCTCCCAGGCCGATTTTGACGCCTTGCGGCTCAACAGGGATCAATTGCGGCTGCATCTGGATGGGGAGAAATTTGTTCGGTATCTGGCCGGATTTGCGACGCCGAACATGCAACAGTGGGCCATGCAATGCTTACCATAG